From the Gordonia bronchialis DSM 43247 genome, one window contains:
- a CDS encoding DUF3515 domain-containing protein encodes MADESVADDSADQTSTDQTAPVAADRYGSGPRLSPALIATLVTIPVMVLVGFIAYAALRSDDQSSTPVESYPVDAAVAPACEKFLAALPTHFDGFGDKEIRGQNAVWPAAGDGDDLTLRCGVTRPTDLAPTSGLQAIYPPGSTGNDGVQWFIVDSVEGAGESYVAVDHRPYVALWVPQNAGNGPITDITGVVSTTLQPAPLEFGPRPSR; translated from the coding sequence GTGGCCGACGAATCTGTGGCCGACGACAGCGCAGACCAGACCAGCACAGATCAAACGGCCCCCGTCGCCGCCGATCGGTACGGGTCGGGGCCTCGCCTGAGTCCCGCGCTGATCGCCACCCTGGTCACCATCCCGGTGATGGTGCTGGTGGGCTTCATCGCCTACGCCGCCCTGCGGTCCGACGATCAGAGCAGCACGCCGGTCGAGTCCTACCCCGTCGATGCTGCCGTTGCGCCGGCCTGCGAGAAGTTCCTCGCGGCGCTACCGACACACTTCGATGGCTTCGGCGACAAAGAGATTCGGGGCCAGAACGCGGTTTGGCCGGCCGCCGGTGACGGCGACGACCTGACCCTGCGGTGCGGGGTGACCCGACCGACCGACCTCGCGCCGACCAGCGGGTTGCAGGCGATCTATCCGCCCGGCTCCACCGGCAACGACGGCGTGCAGTGGTTCATCGTCGACTCCGTCGAGGGTGCGGGCGAATCGTATGTGGCGGTGGATCACCGGCCCTATGTCGCGCTGTGGGTTCCGCAGAATGCGGGCAACGGCCCCATCACCGACATCACCGGTGTGGTCTCGACGACGCTGCAACCCGCACCGCTGGAATTCGGGCCACGGCCCTCACGCTGA
- the cofC gene encoding 2-phospho-L-lactate guanylyltransferase, with translation MEHPVVRARSADESPLVPGTVAAVLAVKRLHEAKSRLAASLGQIAGGDELGTAHRSLVLAMLLDTIAALRAAGVDRVIVVSPDDEVLQAARRGGVHGLPEAPAGPAESRIAGLNRAFADGAELVRRNWPPSHWVLLIQADLPAATGASVGEVITEAGRLVGDGIDQVMLADREGSGTVLLLRHASLTEVPRFGVGSAAAHRQAGAVELDPERTRWPDLRTDVDTSDDLAAAAELGLGADTAAVLAHR, from the coding sequence ATGGAACATCCGGTCGTCCGCGCTCGCAGCGCTGACGAGTCGCCCCTCGTGCCGGGCACCGTCGCCGCGGTCCTCGCGGTCAAGCGTCTGCACGAGGCGAAATCCCGGCTCGCCGCGAGTCTCGGTCAGATTGCCGGGGGCGATGAGCTCGGCACGGCCCACCGGTCGCTGGTGCTGGCCATGCTGCTCGACACGATCGCGGCGTTGCGTGCGGCGGGGGTGGACCGGGTGATCGTGGTCAGCCCCGACGACGAGGTTCTGCAAGCCGCTCGCCGCGGCGGTGTCCACGGGTTGCCCGAGGCTCCGGCCGGGCCGGCCGAGTCACGAATCGCCGGACTGAACCGGGCGTTCGCCGACGGGGCCGAACTGGTCCGCCGGAACTGGCCGCCGTCTCACTGGGTGCTGCTCATCCAGGCCGATCTGCCGGCGGCCACTGGAGCGAGTGTCGGCGAGGTCATCACCGAGGCCGGCAGGCTCGTCGGCGACGGAATCGATCAAGTGATGCTCGCCGACCGCGAGGGTTCCGGCACCGTCCTGTTGCTGCGCCACGCATCGCTCACCGAGGTACCGCGCTTCGGCGTCGGGTCGGCCGCCGCGCATCGTCAGGCCGGGGCCGTCGAACTCGATCCGGAACGGACTCGCTGGCCGGATCTGCGGACCGACGTCGACACCTCCGACGACCTCGCCGCCGCCGCCGAACTCGGCCTCGGCGCGGACACCGCAGCCGTCCTCGCCCACCGGTGA
- a CDS encoding uracil-DNA glycosylase: MSTPAGPRPLSEIIDPGWAAALAPVEPTVTELGQFLRAETAAGRGYLPAGKHVLRGFTRPLDDVRVLIVGQDPYPTPGHAVGLSFSVAPDVSPIPRSLANIYTEYCADLGYPRPSTGDLTPWADAGVLLLNRVLTVTPGQPASHRGRGWEQVTECAINALVARDEPLVAILWGRHAAELQKLMPDVPAIVSAHPSPLSASKGFFGSRPFSRANEELADLGADPVDWRLH; encoded by the coding sequence ATGAGCACGCCGGCCGGACCGCGACCGCTGTCGGAGATCATCGATCCCGGGTGGGCCGCCGCGCTCGCACCCGTGGAACCGACGGTGACCGAGCTCGGACAGTTTCTGCGGGCCGAGACGGCGGCAGGCCGCGGCTATCTCCCCGCGGGCAAACACGTACTGCGGGGCTTCACCCGTCCACTGGACGACGTGCGCGTGCTCATCGTCGGCCAGGACCCGTATCCCACGCCGGGGCACGCTGTGGGACTGAGCTTTTCGGTTGCCCCCGACGTCTCGCCGATACCGCGGTCGCTGGCCAACATCTACACCGAGTACTGCGCCGACCTCGGCTACCCGCGACCCTCCACCGGCGATCTCACGCCGTGGGCCGATGCCGGTGTGCTGCTGCTCAATCGGGTGCTGACCGTGACGCCCGGGCAGCCGGCGTCGCATCGCGGACGGGGCTGGGAACAGGTCACCGAGTGCGCGATCAACGCCCTCGTCGCCCGGGATGAACCACTCGTCGCCATCCTCTGGGGCCGGCATGCCGCCGAACTGCAGAAGCTGATGCCCGATGTGCCGGCGATCGTGTCGGCGCACCCGTCCCCGTTGTCGGCGTCGAAGGGCTTCTTCGGGTCGCGTCCGTTCAGCCGGGCCAACGAGGAACTCGCCGATCTCGGCGCCGATCCGGTGGACTGGCGTCTGCACTGA
- the thiL gene encoding thiamine-phosphate kinase, whose product MTAGAGDIDDPALRSATVGAIGERAMIAAFTAQASAAGPARDIVIGSGDDAAVVDTRGATVISTDTAVEGRHFRFDWSRARDVGARAIVQSAADIAAMGGRTTGVVVSIAAPPSTPVGTLLDLNAGMVDATHLLGARLLGGDLVAAGQVVVSVTAVGAMDGRAPVALGGARPGDVLAVSGRLGACAAGLAVLSSDRPADVERWPDLVAAHRVPTPDLAQGPIAAARGAHAMTDISDGLVEELITMSQASGTQMSVDSSRVPRSDRVTALAAEWGVDVAEWVLAGGEDHELLGAFAAEDVPDGWTVIGAVLPGGDNTAGDEQGGDVLIDGRPLHGPDGPRLRGWEGFAGDTTGRRCRTTPGD is encoded by the coding sequence ATGACGGCAGGTGCCGGTGACATCGACGACCCCGCGTTGCGGTCGGCGACGGTCGGTGCCATCGGCGAGCGCGCCATGATCGCCGCCTTCACCGCGCAGGCATCCGCGGCGGGACCGGCCCGCGACATCGTCATCGGCTCGGGGGACGATGCCGCCGTCGTCGACACGCGTGGTGCGACGGTGATCAGCACCGACACCGCGGTGGAGGGCCGGCATTTCCGATTCGACTGGTCGCGCGCCCGGGATGTGGGGGCGCGCGCCATCGTGCAGAGCGCGGCCGACATCGCCGCGATGGGCGGACGCACGACCGGGGTGGTGGTGTCCATCGCGGCCCCGCCGTCGACGCCGGTCGGGACGCTGCTCGATCTGAACGCCGGCATGGTGGACGCGACCCACCTGCTCGGGGCGCGGCTGCTCGGTGGCGACCTGGTCGCCGCCGGTCAGGTGGTGGTGAGCGTCACCGCGGTCGGTGCGATGGACGGCCGGGCACCGGTCGCGCTCGGCGGCGCGCGGCCGGGGGACGTCCTCGCGGTCAGCGGCCGGTTGGGTGCCTGTGCCGCGGGGCTGGCCGTCCTGTCGTCGGATCGCCCGGCAGATGTGGAGCGATGGCCGGATCTGGTTGCCGCACATCGAGTTCCGACTCCCGATCTGGCCCAGGGGCCGATTGCCGCGGCCCGTGGCGCGCATGCGATGACCGACATCTCCGATGGCCTCGTCGAAGAGCTGATCACCATGTCACAGGCGTCCGGAACCCAGATGTCGGTGGACAGTTCCCGGGTGCCACGCAGTGACCGGGTCACCGCGCTCGCGGCCGAGTGGGGCGTCGACGTCGCCGAATGGGTCCTCGCCGGTGGGGAGGACCACGAACTGCTCGGGGCCTTTGCCGCTGAGGACGTACCCGACGGGTGGACGGTGATCGGTGCGGTTCTGCCGGGCGGGGACAACACGGCAGGGGACGAACAAGGTGGGGATGTGCTGATCGACGGGCGTCCGCTGCACGGACCCGACGGTCCACGGCTGCGCGGCTGGGAGGGATTTGCCGGCGACACGACCGGCCGGAGGTGCAGGACCACACCGGGTGATTAG
- a CDS encoding Lrp/AsnC ligand binding domain-containing protein yields the protein MAVVQAYILIQTEVGRAALAAATIAEISGVASSEEVSGPYDVIVRVDAADASHLTDDVLPQIQKVDGITRTLTCPVVTSTR from the coding sequence ATGGCCGTGGTTCAGGCATACATACTGATCCAGACCGAGGTCGGGAGGGCGGCGCTGGCCGCGGCGACCATCGCAGAGATCTCCGGGGTCGCCTCGTCCGAGGAGGTCAGCGGACCCTACGACGTGATCGTCCGCGTGGACGCCGCCGACGCCTCCCACCTCACCGACGATGTGCTCCCGCAGATCCAGAAGGTCGACGGGATCACCCGGACTCTCACCTGCCCGGTGGTGACCAGCACTCGCTGA
- a CDS encoding NAD(P)H-dependent glycerol-3-phosphate dehydrogenase yields MSAVVMGAGSWGTATAKVLVDAGTETTIWARRAELADQINTEHTNNDYLSGITLPAGLRASNSYAELLAEADIVVCAVPSQSLRDNLARWTPHLRPDATLVSLAKGVETSSLMRMSEVIAEVTGFGSDQVAVLTGPNLAREIAEGQPAATVIACADEDRAKELQSCFATGYFRPYSNTDVVGCEIGGAVKNVIALACGMASGVGFGQNTLATIITRGLAETIRLAVAVGAKIETLAGLAGIGDLVATCSSPLSRNRTFGAHLGQGATLEEAQEAANGQVAEGVKSCTSVRALAEKHQVDMPLTDAVHQVCHSGLSVSDAVSSLLGRTIKPEIYRD; encoded by the coding sequence GTGAGTGCGGTTGTAATGGGTGCGGGCTCCTGGGGCACCGCCACGGCAAAGGTCCTGGTAGATGCGGGAACCGAGACGACGATCTGGGCGCGCCGCGCCGAGTTGGCCGACCAGATCAACACCGAGCACACCAACAACGACTATCTGTCCGGGATCACGCTGCCGGCCGGACTGCGCGCGTCGAACTCGTATGCCGAGCTGCTCGCGGAGGCGGACATCGTGGTGTGCGCCGTGCCGTCACAGTCGTTGCGGGACAATCTCGCCCGCTGGACCCCGCACCTTCGCCCGGACGCGACGCTGGTGTCCCTCGCGAAGGGTGTGGAGACCTCCAGTCTGATGCGGATGAGCGAGGTCATCGCCGAGGTCACCGGCTTCGGATCCGATCAGGTGGCGGTACTGACCGGACCCAATCTGGCGCGCGAGATCGCCGAGGGGCAACCCGCCGCCACCGTGATCGCGTGCGCCGACGAGGACCGTGCCAAGGAACTCCAGTCGTGTTTCGCCACCGGCTATTTCCGGCCGTACTCGAACACCGATGTGGTCGGCTGCGAGATCGGTGGTGCGGTCAAGAACGTCATCGCGCTGGCCTGCGGCATGGCCAGCGGCGTGGGATTCGGGCAGAACACGCTGGCCACCATCATCACCCGCGGTCTAGCGGAGACCATCCGGCTCGCGGTTGCGGTCGGCGCCAAGATCGAGACGCTGGCCGGACTGGCCGGCATCGGTGATCTGGTGGCGACCTGCTCGTCGCCGCTGTCACGGAACCGCACCTTCGGGGCGCACCTCGGGCAGGGGGCGACACTCGAGGAGGCACAGGAGGCGGCCAACGGCCAGGTGGCCGAGGGCGTCAAGTCATGTACCTCCGTGCGCGCCCTGGCGGAAAAGCATCAGGTCGACATGCCGCTCACCGACGCCGTCCACCAGGTGTGCCACTCGGGACTGTCGGTGAGCGACGCGGTCAGTTCGCTGTTGGGTCGCACCATCAAACCCGAGATCTATCGCGACTGA
- a CDS encoding gamma carbonic anhydrase family protein, which translates to MAIYALDDRVPTLGADTYVHPDAVVIGAVTLADGVSVWPGAVLRGDYGTISVGARTNIQDGTVIHCTPVDPTVIGAGCVVGHNAHIEGATIGDNCLIASGSVVLNGSTVGDGAIVGAGAVVPFRFAVPARRMALGVPAKIREGFEVSDGHVDLNCEMYFQNAQHYRSALRRIDG; encoded by the coding sequence ATGGCGATCTATGCACTCGATGACCGCGTGCCCACGCTGGGCGCGGACACCTACGTCCATCCCGACGCCGTCGTCATCGGCGCGGTCACCCTGGCCGACGGGGTCTCGGTGTGGCCCGGTGCGGTCCTGCGCGGTGACTACGGAACGATCAGCGTCGGCGCCCGGACGAACATCCAGGACGGCACCGTGATCCACTGCACCCCGGTTGATCCGACGGTGATCGGTGCCGGCTGCGTGGTGGGACACAACGCCCACATCGAAGGCGCCACGATCGGGGACAACTGCCTGATCGCGTCGGGTTCGGTGGTGCTCAACGGGTCCACGGTCGGCGACGGCGCGATCGTCGGGGCGGGAGCGGTGGTGCCGTTCCGGTTCGCCGTGCCCGCGCGGCGGATGGCGCTCGGCGTCCCGGCGAAGATCCGGGAGGGTTTCGAGGTGAGTGACGGACACGTGGATCTCAACTGCGAGATGTACTTCCAGAACGCACAGCACTACCGCAGCGCCCTGCGCAGGATCGACGGATGA